The genomic window GCACCTCCGGCCGGTCGAACGGCTCCATCCCGCGATCCTCTCGCGGCGACCAGAGGCGGATGCAGCGCCCGGGGGCCGTCCGCCCGGCCCGGCCGGCGCGTTGGGTGGCCGAGGCCACGCTGATCCGCGAGAGCTCGAGCCGATCGAAGCCCCGCCGGGAGTCGTGGTGGGCGACCCGAGCCAGGCCGCTGTCGATCACGGTCGTCACGCCCTCGATCGTCAGCGAGGTCTCCGCGATGTTCGTCGCCAGGATGACCTTCCGGGCGGCGGACGGCCGCAGCGCCCGGTCCTGGTCCTCCGCCGGGATGGACGAATGGAGCACGTGGAGCACCGCCCCGGCCTCGCGGACGATCGGCTCCGCGGCGGCGCGGACGCGGCGGATCTCCGCCATGCCCGGCAGGAAGACCAGGACGTGCCCGCGATCGGCGGCGGGCCCCAGCGCATCGCGGATCGCCGGCGTCACCGCCTCCGGCGAGGCGGGCCGGTCCGAGGGCCGGTACTCGACCTCGACCGGGAAGGCACGCCCTTCGACGCGGACCAGCGGGGCGTCGTCGAGGAAGCTCGCCACCGGTCCGGCGTCCAGCGTGGCCGACATGACGACGAGCAGCAGGTCGGGCCGGACCTCCCGCCGTATCTCCTTCAGGAGGGCGAGGGCCAGGTCGGAGTGGATGCTCCGCTCGTGGAACTCGTCGAGGACCACGGCGCCGATCCCCTCGAGGAAGGGATCCGCGAGGACCTGCCGGTTGAGGATCCCCTCGGTCTCGACGATCAGCCGGGTTCGCGCCGAGACGCGGCGATCGAGCCGGACCTGGTAGCCGACCTCCTCGCCGAGCGCCCACCCCTGCTCCTCGCCGATCCGGGCGGCCGTGGACCGCGCGGCCACGCGGCGGGGCTGGAGGACGATTATCCCGGGATGCGAGGCCGGCAGGAGGCCGGACCGGACGACGGCCGGGGGCAGGCGCGTCGTCTTCCCGGCGCCCGGCGGGGCCACCAGCACGAGGCGGCGATGGCGGCCGAGCGCGTCGAGGATCTCGGGCAGGCTCTCGTCGATCGGCAGGGGGTCCATCGAGGTGCTCGTCTCGGTCCGTCGGCCGGGCGATCGGGCCCGCCCGATCAGTTGCTCTTCACGGCGACCAGTCGCCCCCGGATGAATCGATAATACGTGCCGCCCGAGGGCGTGGGCAGGAAGTTGCTCAGGTTGGGATTGGCGTTGCTGGCGTACGCCAGGACCGTGGCGGAGGTCGCCTTGAAGCGGACATGCCCCTTGCGGCCGACCATCTCGTTGATCCCGTCCCCGGCGATGAGCGTCGTGCGCCCGTACCAGCCGTGGAGGATCGCCCCGCTCCCGCCGGCCTGGACCCTGTTCTTGCGGCCGTGGCCGCCGTTCAGGGTCACCGGCACCGTCACGTTCGGATCGACAGTGATCGAGGTGTTCGCCTTGGTGCCCGAGGCCATGATCTGGACGAGCGAATCCGTGGACGGCTGGAGCTGGTCGACCTGGCCGTTCACCAGGACCACGATCTTCTCGCCGCCGGTGGTCGACGTCGGATCCGGCTGCTGGAGGATCCGGATCGTGTTGCCGCCGCCGGTGGCCCTCGGCTGCGCCTGGATGATGAGGACGTCGGCGACCTGGCGGACCGCCCCGGTGTTCACGATCGCCTGGCCGACGTTCACGGTCACCGTGGCGTTGACGCTGGTCTGCCTCACGGGCGAGCTCTTGGGCCCCGTGGACGACACGTTGTACTGGAACGTATCGGGGCCGGTGTAGCCGGGATTCGGCGTGTAGACGACGGTCCCCGCGCTCGCGTTGAGGTTGCTCAACGTCCCGTGTGCCGGCTGCGTGGCGATGGCATAGGCGAGGGTGGCCGGGGTCGAGGTATTCGGGTAGCCGCTCTTGCCGGCGAGCGTCACCAACACCGGGCTATTGCCGTTCGTGGACGTCGCCACGTTGCTGACCAGCGGGATGAAGTTGATGACGGGGCTCGTCGGGCCCTGGTAGGCGCCCACCGTCACCCGGAACGTCTCGGTGCGGGTGCTCCCGTCGGTCGGGTCGGTCGCGGTGACCGAGATGTTCGCGGACTGGCCGGCCGTGGCGCTGGTGGTGTCGATGTGGACGACGCCGTTCACGTTGCTCGACGAGAGCGTCGCCGAGTTGATGAGGACCGGATTCGTCGGCAGCGAGGTCTCGTTGTAGACGGTGTTGTAGGACTTCTGGACCTGGGTCATCTGACCCAGGATGTTCGACCCCGCCACGAGCTGCCCGAAGATCGTGTGGTTGTAGTCGAGGAAGGTGGGCGTCCCGGTGGTGACGAAGAACTGGGTGTTGTTGGTGTTCGTCCCCACGCCGGAGTTCGCCATGGCGAGCTGGCCGGTGCCCGTGAAGGCGATGGACTGCACGAGCTCATCGGCGAAGTTCGCGAAGGGGCTGGTCCCCGATCCGTCGGGGTTCACCGAGCCTCCCTGGGCGATGTAGTCCGTCGTGCCCGGGAAATTGTTCATGATCCGCGCGAAGTTCTTGCCGTTGTAGAACCCGGTGTTGGTGAAGTTGGAGATCTGGGTGACGGTGTTGGGGGTCAGGTCGGCGAAGAGCTGGAAGACCAGCGCCCCGGAGAAGGAGATGTCGGAGCTCGAGGCGGCCTGGTGGCTGACGTTGAGGGTCCAGTACGGGCCCTGGGCGACCGACACCTTCACCAGCGGGTTATCCGAGGTCACGGTGTACGTCTGGGTCCCGTCCGTATTCCCGCTCCCGTCCAGCGGGAGCTGATAGCCCTGCTGCGCCGGGACCGAGAGGTTGCTCAGTGCGCCCAGCGACGCGGTCAGCAACTGCCGGCCTTCGAGGATCTCCACCAGGGGCCGGCGCCGGCCCGCGGCGGCCGGACTCGTCGAGGCCCGGAGGCCCTGCCGCTTCCCGAGCTGGACGGTCTTGCGGATCCGTTCCCACATACCGGCTCTCCTGGCTCTCGAACGCCGTCGGCCCGGGGCCGCCCACGGACGGCAGCCGACCCCGACACTCCTATCCTACCCGGACTATCGGCCCCCCGAGTCGGGCGGCTTGAGCCGGACTGGAGGGCTCCGGGCGACGGCCTCGCCATCGCGGCTAGGCCGGAGGCCCGGGATTGCGTATAATGACGCGAGTGCGAGCGTCCGCGACGCAACTGCTCGCACTCAATCACATCTGAAGATCGCGTCGTGGTCCTGGCCGTGGCATGGACGTAATCCCGGGGAATGGTTCCCGTCCGGACGAGCACCCGTCGATGCAGACACCCGACGACATCGCTGCCAACGAGCCTTCCTCCCACGCCGGAGGCCGTGCCCCGACCGGGGCGGGTGCCGGCGTGGCCCCGGGCGGTCCCCAGGACCCGCCGACGGTGGTCCGCTCGTCCAGCAGCATGGCGAGGAAGCTCCAGGGCCAGCCCGCCACGGCCCCGCCGGCCCCCGTGATGCTCCCCCGGCTCGGGGAGGCCGTCGACACGTTCGTCCTGGAAGAGGCCATCGGCGTCGGGGGGATGGGCGCCGTCTTCCGCGCGCTCGACGCCCAGCTCGACCGGCACGTCGCGCTGAAGATGCTCCCCCTCGATCAGACGGACGACCCCGAGATCGTCCAGCGGTTCTACCAGGAGGGCCGCTCCTCGGCGCAGCTCGACCACGAGAACATCGCGCGGGTCTACAGCATCGGCCAGGACGGCCCCTACCATTACATCGCATTCGAATACATCGAGGGCGTGACGGTCCGCCGCCGGGTCGACGAGAAGGGCCCGCTCCCCCCCGCGGAGACCGTCGACATCGCCCTCCAGATCGCGCAGGCCCTGGTGCACGCCTCGGAGCGGGGGGTCGTCCATCGGGATATCAAGCCGTCCAACATCATCCTCACCCCGCAGGGCCGGGCGAAGCTCGTGGATATGGGGCTGGCCCGCCGCTTCGAGCGCGACGCCGACCACGGCCTGACGCAGAGCGGCATGACCCTCGGGACGTTCGACTACATCAGCCCGGAACAGGCTCGCGACCCCCGCGACGTCGACGTCCGCAGCGACCTGTATTCGCTGGGCTGCACCATGTTCCACATGCTCGCCGGCCAGCCCCCCTTCCCCGGCGGGACGGTCCTGCAGAAGCTCCTCCAGCATCAGGAGGAGCCGGCGCCGGACATCCGCGGCCTCAACCCCTCGGTGCCGGTCGAGCTCGCCCGGCTCGTCGCGAAGCTGCTGGCGAAGGACCGCGACCGTCGCTACCAGACGCCGGAGCAGGTCGCGCGCGACCTGCTGGTCATCGCCGGGCAGATGGGGATGCCGGTGATCCCCTCCGACGCCCACCCCTGGGCATCGGGTGGCCATCGCGTCACCTGGGAGAGGCACCTGGCCTGGCTGCTGCCCGGTCTCGCCTTCGTGGCCGTCATCGGCCTCCTCGCCTGGTGGAGCCGCGAGCTGAACGACCCGGCGGCCGGGCCCGCCCTGCCGTCGCCGCGGACCTCGGTCGCGGAGTCCGCCGGCGCCGCACACGCCCCCGCCCCGTTCGCGGGCTCCGTCGCCAAGTCCGCCGGCACCGCCGAGGACGCCCGGCCCCTGCCCGCGCCGCCGCCGCGGAACATCGCCGTCCGCCCCGGCGAGGACCTCCTGGCCGTCCTCGCCGCCGCGCCGCCGAGGGCGGTGGTCACGCTCACCGAGGACGGGCCCTTCCTCGTCGGGGGCCGCAGCGGCGGCCATCGCGGGGCCGGCCCGCTGGACCGGCGTGACCTCACGATCCGGGCGGATTCCGGGGCCCGCCCGGTCCTCCGCTTCGCCGCCGACTCGGGCTTCGGCGAGGGGGCGGGCCCGCCCGGCCGCCTGGTCGGCGCGGCCCGCGACGGCGGGCCCGAGGGGGACGGCCAGTCCGGCTCATCCTCGTCCGCCGCGCTCCTCTGGTTCGCGGGCGGCAACGTCACGATCGAGGGCCTCACGTTCGAGCTCGACGGCGAAGGTCCGGCGGTGCAGACGGCCCTCATCGGCGAGGACACGGCCCTGACGGTGCGCGGCTGCATGTTCCGCCAGATCAGTCGGGGCGAGGGCCGGGACCGCACCGCGATCCGCACCCGGCCGGCCCGGTCGCCCGCCGACGCGGCGGACCGCGACCGGCCCCCTCGCCTCCTCGTCGAGACGAGCCACTTCGACGGCTTCCAGGTCGGAGTCGCCTCCGAGGGGGCCCTCGACCTCGTCCTCCGCGACTGCACCTTCGGGCCCTGCTCGCCGGCCATCCGGGTCGAGAATCGAGTGGCCGGCGCCGCCGTCCCGGTCGACATCCGCCTGCGGCACGCGAGCTTCATGGCCGGCAATGGGCCCGTCCTCGACTTCGAAGGGGCCCTGGCCCGGGTCCAGGCCGAGGACTGCGTCGTGGCCCCGGCCGCCGGGACCGCCGCGATCCTCGTGGCCGTGGACAGCCCCCGCGACCTCGAGTGGCAGGGCCGCTCCAACCTCTACTACCGCGTCCGCACGT from Aquisphaera giovannonii includes these protein-coding regions:
- a CDS encoding peptidylprolyl isomerase, translated to MWERIRKTVQLGKRQGLRASTSPAAAGRRRPLVEILEGRQLLTASLGALSNLSVPAQQGYQLPLDGSGNTDGTQTYTVTSDNPLVKVSVAQGPYWTLNVSHQAASSSDISFSGALVFQLFADLTPNTVTQISNFTNTGFYNGKNFARIMNNFPGTTDYIAQGGSVNPDGSGTSPFANFADELVQSIAFTGTGQLAMANSGVGTNTNNTQFFVTTGTPTFLDYNHTIFGQLVAGSNILGQMTQVQKSYNTVYNETSLPTNPVLINSATLSSSNVNGVVHIDTTSATAGQSANISVTATDPTDGSTRTETFRVTVGAYQGPTSPVINFIPLVSNVATSTNGNSPVLVTLAGKSGYPNTSTPATLAYAIATQPAHGTLSNLNASAGTVVYTPNPGYTGPDTFQYNVSSTGPKSSPVRQTSVNATVTVNVGQAIVNTGAVRQVADVLIIQAQPRATGGGNTIRILQQPDPTSTTGGEKIVVLVNGQVDQLQPSTDSLVQIMASGTKANTSITVDPNVTVPVTLNGGHGRKNRVQAGGSGAILHGWYGRTTLIAGDGINEMVGRKGHVRFKATSATVLAYASNANPNLSNFLPTPSGGTYYRFIRGRLVAVKSN
- a CDS encoding serine/threonine-protein kinase, whose protein sequence is MQTPDDIAANEPSSHAGGRAPTGAGAGVAPGGPQDPPTVVRSSSSMARKLQGQPATAPPAPVMLPRLGEAVDTFVLEEAIGVGGMGAVFRALDAQLDRHVALKMLPLDQTDDPEIVQRFYQEGRSSAQLDHENIARVYSIGQDGPYHYIAFEYIEGVTVRRRVDEKGPLPPAETVDIALQIAQALVHASERGVVHRDIKPSNIILTPQGRAKLVDMGLARRFERDADHGLTQSGMTLGTFDYISPEQARDPRDVDVRSDLYSLGCTMFHMLAGQPPFPGGTVLQKLLQHQEEPAPDIRGLNPSVPVELARLVAKLLAKDRDRRYQTPEQVARDLLVIAGQMGMPVIPSDAHPWASGGHRVTWERHLAWLLPGLAFVAVIGLLAWWSRELNDPAAGPALPSPRTSVAESAGAAHAPAPFAGSVAKSAGTAEDARPLPAPPPRNIAVRPGEDLLAVLAAAPPRAVVTLTEDGPFLVGGRSGGHRGAGPLDRRDLTIRADSGARPVLRFAADSGFGEGAGPPGRLVGAARDGGPEGDGQSGSSSSAALLWFAGGNVTIEGLTFELDGEGPAVQTALIGEDTALTVRGCMFRQISRGEGRDRTAIRTRPARSPADAADRDRPPRLLVETSHFDGFQVGVASEGALDLVLRDCTFGPCSPAIRVENRVAGAAVPVDIRLRHASFMAGNGPVLDFEGALARVQAEDCVVAPAAGTAAILVAVDSPRDLEWQGRSNLYYRVRTFLKPTREADEARAIDDFDDWRDAPGEIRETDSLVANSPVWNSARPLQDLIIEQGDPTEAFSLSPALLATDYYGARQGPYGARTLEPPRGSPQPRSPATAGVEATAGAAAGAATASPLDPSIPKSPRPDSEPPAALAAGAGATNPASKPAPAAAGAGAARGGGEAPQRATIGPWDPMRKDARPPSPADVAGFAAGSPAPGRTPAAADAAVPATRPRPAARVPSDEEDVIRSAEQFANSVARFGERGGILKIARDVDLDLPPTEFGGGGDWVVQAEDEGSRPRIRLRSPTFASRAPSSWTTLFGARSGSLEVRGLDLILPEQESEIARANPQAAVAVSPGARLNLVDCTITVADRSPRSAAIVLPPADAAQNATKRGIPEASVVVADCFLRACGDAISVSSGRPLDLQLRNVLVATDGSLLRASGEAASSVADAFPLRSPSPTIRVKIERSTARTKGGLVYLESTPDQDEPPLTAIDATNSILTTAGQEPLFRVDGQGPMERLRDRIAWKADRVAYVQITTYRRDQVRQTGVSPRDYTRSDWRTAFDPTDILPIVDGLKFRTRPDSGRTACSLSREDLTLDAQGPGRERGPDLARVPAPPPADS